A single Phycisphaerae bacterium DNA region contains:
- a CDS encoding SUMF1/EgtB/PvdO family nonheme iron enzyme translates to MVSSSMVLVMAAVGACDSRRILAGELEGVSFIRDFEPNEGCRWVRPSVDGLEMNDHYIAGPRRGEDREVWLAKMRAYREQVRQGSAAAVIEVDYRGVRAWTRMAPALARTLDLKGGDRVEVAVEARFLSGNRGLCIAFDWHDRRTGQWKGWSGVQAVLRGPTADSAEGPVRGEQALWHRVQAAVTVPAFDAAGQWSRLIIGMDATRDPAPGKLQMRAIELKVGDPGRSRALELAARTWVPGTRVLDRRLYDRQDLAWTSRVFTCHFTFMYDRSVYDVVAGKYALEALLEDGRREFGGYDALVLWQGYPRLGVDDRNQFDMYRDMPGGLGGIRDLVRQAHAGGVKVFVDYNPWDTGTRREACSDEEALAALVGAVEADGIFLDTMSAASATLRRRLDATRPGVALAPEGHPDIDQLPLLSLSWAQWLQDPLPPGLLHLKWLEPRHVQHQIRRWDRSHGAEIETAFFNGSGVLVWENVFGTYNPWPAADRRTWRRAVPILRHFEAQFSGDGWDPFYPTRVERLYCHRWPGRDATVYTLLNLGGPIRQGRLIEVAAEGDTVYFDLWTGEPARVEAAGGGKVEVTGSVERLGCVLAVKRRAVDKPLGDLLSGQRELAAALLSPVDRRNFAHSVVEPVTPFAGTPRVSVAPPGMVLVPGATFRMKIEHVRRECGCYPDPGVSESQWEGFLWGSPFDGVLKHDIGPLVVASFFVDEAEVSNADFKRFLDASGYQPRVRENFLRHWPGGRMPTELADHPVVYVDLEDARAYARWAGKRLPTEAEWHLAAQGTDGRSWPWGDRFDAGRLGIAGGHTYPVRSDPEGRSPYGCHHMAGNVWEWTESERDDGHTRFVVIRGGSHYAAEGSIWYADGGPRPCDHHAKFICMWPGLDRCSTIGFRCVADVARSAAKPNS, encoded by the coding sequence GTGGTATCGTCGTCCATGGTCCTGGTGATGGCGGCCGTGGGGGCATGCGATTCCCGCCGGATCTTGGCCGGGGAGTTGGAGGGTGTTTCCTTCATTCGCGACTTCGAGCCGAACGAGGGTTGCCGGTGGGTGCGGCCCTCGGTCGATGGCCTGGAGATGAACGATCACTACATCGCCGGTCCGCGACGTGGGGAGGACCGGGAAGTGTGGCTGGCGAAGATGCGGGCGTATCGCGAGCAGGTCCGGCAGGGGAGTGCGGCTGCGGTGATCGAGGTGGACTACCGTGGGGTTCGAGCCTGGACGCGGATGGCGCCGGCGCTGGCTCGGACGTTGGATCTGAAAGGTGGTGACCGGGTCGAGGTAGCGGTTGAGGCCCGCTTTCTCTCCGGCAATCGCGGTCTGTGCATTGCCTTCGATTGGCACGATCGGCGGACGGGTCAGTGGAAGGGCTGGTCGGGCGTGCAAGCGGTGTTGCGCGGGCCGACGGCAGACAGTGCGGAGGGTCCGGTCAGGGGTGAACAGGCTTTGTGGCACCGTGTGCAAGCGGCGGTGACCGTGCCGGCGTTTGACGCCGCGGGTCAGTGGTCGCGGCTGATCATCGGCATGGATGCCACTCGGGATCCGGCGCCGGGCAAGCTGCAGATGCGGGCGATCGAGCTGAAGGTGGGTGATCCCGGGCGGTCGCGGGCGTTGGAGTTGGCCGCAAGGACGTGGGTGCCGGGTACTCGGGTGCTGGATCGCAGGCTGTACGACCGGCAGGATCTGGCCTGGACGTCGCGGGTGTTCACGTGTCATTTCACGTTCATGTACGATCGTTCGGTGTACGATGTGGTCGCCGGCAAGTATGCGCTGGAAGCGCTTCTGGAAGACGGTCGACGGGAGTTTGGGGGGTACGATGCTCTGGTGCTGTGGCAAGGCTACCCGAGGTTGGGTGTCGACGACCGCAACCAGTTCGACATGTACCGGGACATGCCCGGTGGCTTGGGCGGGATTCGTGATCTTGTGCGGCAGGCGCATGCCGGGGGCGTGAAGGTCTTCGTGGACTACAACCCCTGGGACACGGGAACGCGTCGTGAGGCGTGTTCGGACGAGGAGGCTCTGGCCGCCCTGGTGGGTGCAGTTGAGGCTGACGGCATCTTTCTGGACACGATGTCGGCCGCGTCGGCGACGCTTCGTCGGCGGCTGGATGCGACTCGGCCGGGAGTGGCCTTGGCTCCGGAGGGGCATCCGGACATTGACCAGTTGCCGCTGCTGAGTCTGTCGTGGGCGCAGTGGCTTCAGGATCCATTGCCGCCGGGCCTGCTGCATTTGAAGTGGCTTGAGCCACGTCACGTTCAGCATCAGATTCGGCGCTGGGATCGCAGTCACGGGGCCGAGATTGAGACCGCATTCTTCAACGGGAGTGGTGTGCTGGTGTGGGAGAACGTCTTTGGGACGTACAATCCCTGGCCGGCGGCGGATCGGCGAACCTGGCGGCGGGCGGTACCGATCTTGAGGCATTTCGAGGCCCAGTTTTCGGGTGACGGTTGGGATCCGTTCTATCCGACGCGGGTGGAGAGGCTGTACTGTCACCGTTGGCCGGGCCGGGATGCGACCGTGTACACGCTGCTGAACCTGGGTGGGCCGATCCGGCAGGGGCGGCTGATCGAAGTGGCGGCGGAGGGGGATACGGTTTACTTCGATTTGTGGACGGGTGAGCCGGCTCGGGTGGAGGCCGCCGGGGGTGGCAAAGTTGAGGTGACGGGTTCGGTCGAGCGGCTTGGGTGCGTGCTGGCGGTGAAGCGGCGGGCCGTCGATAAGCCGCTGGGGGATCTCCTGTCGGGTCAGCGGGAGTTGGCGGCCGCACTGTTGTCTCCGGTTGACCGCCGCAACTTCGCCCATTCGGTTGTAGAACCTGTGACCCCTTTTGCAGGTACGCCGCGGGTTTCGGTGGCGCCGCCGGGGATGGTTCTGGTGCCAGGGGCGACCTTTCGGATGAAGATTGAGCATGTCCGTCGCGAGTGTGGATGCTATCCGGACCCGGGCGTGTCCGAGTCGCAGTGGGAGGGTTTTCTGTGGGGTTCGCCGTTTGACGGAGTGCTCAAGCACGACATCGGGCCGCTCGTGGTTGCGTCCTTCTTCGTGGACGAGGCGGAGGTTTCGAACGCTGATTTCAAGCGGTTTCTCGATGCGTCGGGTTATCAGCCGCGGGTCAGAGAGAACTTCCTGAGGCATTGGCCTGGCGGCCGGATGCCGACGGAGCTGGCCGACCATCCGGTGGTGTATGTGGATCTGGAGGATGCCCGGGCGTACGCCCGGTGGGCCGGCAAGCGCCTGCCGACGGAGGCCGAGTGGCATCTGGCTGCTCAGGGGACGGACGGTCGCAGTTGGCCGTGGGGCGACCGATTCGATGCCGGGCGGTTGGGCATTGCCGGCGGGCACACGTATCCGGTTCGTTCTGATCCGGAGGGGCGAAGTCCGTACGGTTGCCATCACATGGCCGGCAATGTCTGGGAGTGGACCGAGAGTGAGCGGGACGATGGTCACACCCGGTTTGTGGTCATCCGGGGCGGAAGTCATTACGCGGCCGAGGGGAGTATCTGGTATGCGGACGGGGGGCCGCGGCCGTGCGATCATCATGCGAAGTTCATCTGCATGTGGCCGGGTTTGGATCGATGTTCGACCATTGGTTTCCGCTGTGTGGCCGACGTGGCCCGCTCGGCGGCGAAGCCTAACTCCTAA
- a CDS encoding metallophosphoesterase, which produces MPLIPGHGPVNWVRLALGVLSTLTMAAWPARAQVSQWDFNGSLASSTGGAALTPGAAPPATTPGITYTTTTIGPGTAQVAQFTRGTFFQAAHNLPANGGGNYVNQYSLIIDVMFPNTATSGWASLYQTNPGNTNDGEWFIRYSDHGIGISGNYGGYVADNLWHRLALVVNLVAGTFTSYVDGQQVQQNTGLDFDGRFALEPQILFFADENNENSLGYVNSIQLRGYAMTGTEIAQLGGPTPSGIPLPAIPGNLQLTTPNGGENWQAGTLHPISWTAANPDGFLSIDLYNGNTFHSQIAQVAMASGQYPWTISPYIGDSANYAVRIASVVYPAVTDSSDAVFTIHGSIPQPATITKLPMLQDGRPNVMNLLWETDVEGSPHAVEFGANNVSENTITTVTTRMVSSTRYVHTATMQPLDTETAYQYRVRSGTTVSPVYSFRSAPHRTTPIRVVTFADEQGPSVFRQHIAHIAARDPDMLIFNGDLMNDGTSITQWQDYWFGPLEVANFSQTTPVLFSRGNHDGETAIVYTYSNLPGNEAWFAFTYGNVRFIFLDTNINSTTQTDWLKFELTSKECQNAQFRIVSFHKSPYTDLWNGGGYTGEAWVASTWLPLFEQHGVDIIMTGHTHAYLRGDLNGVMHTIVGGAGGTIDVERVATWGIFDVTLSSFHYVIFEVDGNTLTWTARNLNDQVIDSFSLASRVPVLPGDLDGDRDVDPDDTARFQSCLTGTDATNIMSYCRPADLDQDGDVDLADFGTYQRCLSGTNTPSDPHCAD; this is translated from the coding sequence ATGCCGTTGATTCCCGGACACGGTCCGGTCAATTGGGTTCGTTTGGCGCTCGGAGTTCTCTCAACCCTGACTATGGCCGCATGGCCTGCCAGGGCACAAGTATCTCAATGGGACTTCAACGGCAGCCTGGCCTCCTCCACCGGAGGAGCCGCCCTGACTCCCGGAGCCGCCCCGCCTGCCACCACCCCAGGCATAACCTACACCACGACTACCATCGGTCCCGGTACAGCCCAGGTTGCCCAGTTTACCCGCGGCACCTTCTTCCAGGCCGCCCACAACCTGCCTGCCAACGGGGGCGGCAACTACGTCAACCAGTACTCCCTCATCATCGACGTCATGTTCCCAAACACCGCCACCAGCGGCTGGGCCAGCCTCTACCAGACCAACCCAGGCAACACCAACGACGGCGAATGGTTCATCCGCTACTCCGACCACGGCATCGGCATCTCCGGTAACTACGGAGGATACGTCGCCGATAACCTCTGGCATCGCCTCGCCTTGGTCGTGAACCTCGTGGCCGGAACCTTCACCAGCTACGTCGACGGCCAGCAGGTCCAGCAGAACACCGGCCTGGACTTCGACGGCCGCTTCGCCCTCGAACCCCAAATCCTCTTCTTCGCCGATGAAAACAACGAAAACTCGCTCGGATACGTCAATAGCATCCAGCTGCGCGGCTACGCAATGACCGGCACGGAAATCGCCCAACTGGGCGGCCCCACGCCCTCAGGCATCCCCCTGCCCGCCATCCCTGGCAACCTTCAACTCACCACACCCAACGGCGGCGAAAACTGGCAGGCCGGTACCCTCCACCCCATCAGCTGGACCGCAGCCAACCCGGACGGCTTCCTGAGCATCGACCTCTACAACGGCAACACCTTCCACAGCCAGATCGCCCAGGTCGCCATGGCCAGCGGCCAATACCCCTGGACCATCTCCCCCTACATCGGTGACTCCGCTAACTACGCCGTCCGCATAGCCTCCGTCGTATACCCGGCCGTCACCGACAGCTCGGACGCCGTCTTCACCATCCACGGCTCCATCCCCCAGCCCGCGACCATCACCAAGCTCCCCATGCTCCAGGACGGCCGCCCCAACGTGATGAACCTGCTCTGGGAAACCGACGTCGAAGGAAGCCCCCACGCCGTCGAGTTCGGCGCCAACAACGTCAGCGAGAATACCATCACCACCGTGACCACCCGCATGGTCAGCAGCACCCGGTATGTCCACACCGCAACCATGCAACCCCTGGATACCGAAACCGCCTACCAGTACCGGGTCCGCAGCGGAACCACCGTTTCGCCTGTCTACAGCTTCCGCTCCGCCCCCCACCGCACCACACCCATTCGAGTGGTCACCTTCGCCGACGAGCAGGGACCCTCGGTGTTCAGGCAGCACATCGCCCACATCGCCGCCCGAGACCCGGACATGCTCATCTTCAACGGCGACCTGATGAACGATGGCACCAGCATCACCCAGTGGCAGGATTACTGGTTCGGACCACTCGAGGTCGCCAACTTCTCCCAAACCACCCCCGTCCTGTTCAGCCGCGGTAACCATGACGGCGAAACCGCCATCGTCTACACCTACTCCAACCTCCCCGGCAACGAGGCTTGGTTCGCCTTCACCTACGGCAATGTCCGCTTCATCTTCCTCGACACCAACATCAACTCAACCACCCAGACCGACTGGCTCAAGTTCGAACTCACCTCCAAGGAGTGTCAGAACGCCCAGTTCCGAATCGTCTCCTTCCACAAGTCACCGTACACCGACCTGTGGAACGGCGGAGGCTACACCGGCGAAGCCTGGGTCGCCTCCACCTGGCTCCCCCTCTTCGAGCAGCACGGCGTCGACATCATCATGACCGGCCATACCCACGCCTACCTCCGCGGCGACCTGAACGGCGTCATGCACACCATCGTCGGCGGGGCCGGCGGTACTATCGACGTCGAACGCGTCGCAACCTGGGGTATCTTCGACGTGACCCTCTCGTCCTTCCACTACGTCATCTTCGAGGTCGACGGCAATACCCTGACTTGGACCGCCCGTAACCTCAACGACCAGGTGATCGACTCCTTCAGCCTTGCCTCCCGAGTACCCGTTCTGCCCGGCGACCTGGACGGAGACCGCGACGTCGACCCGGACGACACCGCCCGGTTCCAGTCCTGCCTCACCGGCACCGACGCCACCAATATCATGTCCTACTGCCGGCCGGCAGACCTCGACCAAGACGGCGACGTGGACCTGGCCGACTTCGGTACCTACCAGCGCTGCCTCAGCGGCACCAATACCCCCTCCGACCCGCATTGCGCCGACTGA
- a CDS encoding PEP-CTERM sorting domain-containing protein, whose amino-acid sequence MKSVGKHALWAVAVVGLITGTTFASEKVTGRWNFDDPANGLKATIGNDLVYGDAATAAATEFGTTTNFGIADIGGQDANVMKFPQTTSTTMGYQMFHGAAANGSTSDVNQYTLMMDILYPSSSGGYRALFQTSATNANDADFFVNGSNGIGISSQYHGNLTPDTWHRVALVVDLDQADATKKYTKYIDGAFVGYTDLGGSGSAGGRWALYPDGSGSPAWLFADEDGETAMGYVNSIQFQNFALSADAIAALGGPTADGIVPEPATVALLALGLIPLCRRIRR is encoded by the coding sequence ATGAAATCAGTAGGTAAACACGCTCTGTGGGCCGTCGCGGTCGTCGGCCTGATCACCGGCACAACCTTCGCCTCCGAGAAGGTCACCGGTCGCTGGAACTTCGACGACCCGGCAAACGGTCTCAAGGCCACCATCGGCAACGACCTGGTCTACGGCGACGCGGCCACAGCCGCCGCCACCGAGTTCGGTACCACCACCAACTTCGGCATCGCCGACATCGGAGGCCAGGACGCCAACGTCATGAAATTCCCCCAAACCACCTCCACAACCATGGGCTACCAGATGTTCCATGGCGCGGCCGCCAACGGGAGCACCAGCGACGTCAATCAGTACACCCTGATGATGGACATCCTGTATCCGTCTAGCTCCGGCGGATATCGGGCACTGTTCCAGACCTCCGCCACCAATGCCAACGACGCCGACTTCTTCGTGAACGGCAGCAACGGCATCGGCATCAGCAGTCAGTACCACGGCAACCTCACCCCCGATACGTGGCACCGCGTCGCCCTGGTCGTCGATCTTGACCAGGCCGACGCCACCAAGAAGTACACCAAGTACATCGATGGCGCCTTCGTAGGATACACCGACCTCGGCGGCAGCGGCAGCGCGGGCGGCCGCTGGGCCCTCTATCCCGATGGCAGCGGCTCGCCTGCCTGGCTCTTCGCGGACGAGGACGGCGAAACCGCCATGGGCTACGTCAACAGCATCCAGTTCCAGAACTTCGCCCTCTCCGCCGATGCCATCGCCGCCTTGGGCGGACCGACCGCCGACGGCATCGTGCCCGAACCGGCTACCGTCGCCCTGCTGGCCCTCGGCCTCATCCCGCTCTGTCGGCGAATCCGCCGCTGA
- a CDS encoding prepilin-type N-terminal cleavage/methylation domain-containing protein has protein sequence MIRVRNHRQAFTLIEILVVVAIIALLIAILLPSLSRAQEQTRRGVCASNARQINMACAIRAETDKTGIYIAATSTGDDSLNHVYPKYLPSAKTAICPSTKNIVRENVPLQSTTERALYPKGLQDLRSAADNAADADGGHSYEMWGWYDGPSIYPDGTKIDGKSAGTYGQQLGWPDPSTPGYNNATDGDVIKKHRSVKKPQNTLLALDNDQGGGSTTGDIWNFPDAYNNHGPDGLNVAFLDLHVQFVKPMDVIRVYMRSYADPPSQGLWTKYAPWLRQKSENGFTVYYTVQPSP, from the coding sequence ATGATAAGGGTACGAAACCACAGGCAGGCATTCACCCTGATCGAGATCCTGGTCGTGGTGGCGATCATCGCCCTCCTCATCGCCATCCTGCTCCCGTCCTTGTCGAGAGCCCAGGAACAAACCCGCCGGGGAGTCTGTGCCTCAAACGCCCGCCAGATCAACATGGCCTGCGCCATCAGGGCGGAAACCGACAAGACAGGCATCTACATCGCCGCCACCAGTACCGGTGACGATAGCCTCAACCACGTCTACCCAAAGTACCTGCCCTCCGCCAAAACCGCGATCTGCCCGAGCACGAAGAACATCGTCCGCGAAAACGTACCCCTCCAAAGCACCACCGAGAGAGCCCTCTATCCCAAGGGCCTCCAAGACCTGAGATCCGCAGCCGACAACGCGGCCGACGCCGACGGCGGCCATAGCTACGAGATGTGGGGCTGGTACGACGGCCCCTCCATCTACCCCGACGGTACCAAGATCGACGGCAAATCCGCCGGAACCTACGGACAGCAACTCGGTTGGCCCGACCCCAGCACGCCAGGCTACAACAATGCCACCGACGGCGATGTCATCAAGAAACACCGCTCTGTCAAAAAACCCCAGAACACCCTCCTCGCCCTGGATAACGATCAGGGCGGGGGATCAACCACAGGCGACATCTGGAACTTCCCCGATGCATATAACAACCACGGCCCCGACGGCCTCAACGTCGCCTTTCTCGATCTGCATGTCCAGTTCGTGAAACCTATGGACGTCATTCGGGTCTACATGAGAAGCTATGCCGACCCGCCCAGCCAGGGTCTGTGGACAAAGTACGCCCCTTGGCTGAGACAGAAATCCGAAAACGGCTTCACCGTGTACTATACCGTTCAGCCGTCGCCGTGA
- a CDS encoding phosphoesterase, which yields MRRYSFVGVMLAWLVVAPVWADSSRTVTLQPPGREEFCRMEPGGVSVLPSGRYVTPAGVVVRITADPFGMALSRDGSRVVAVHDQVLTVLDVARPEQAVRYPSYDGKLANPFKNGAFMGVQVTKDSRLAYLSGGNDGSIVVFDLVAGKRLDGITLNGVFDGRSYEDSFTGDMVLSDDGRRLFVLDQFNFRLVAVDLEERRVIASVKVGRFPFGLGVSPDESMAYVANVGIYDYPLVPGVTDRNVEQVGLAFPPYGVPSKEAEEGKEIDGRRIPGLGSPRVAEAVSVWSVDLKTSQVVAKIKTGYQMGERVQGLEIMGGSSPNSIAAGRRFVYVTNATNDNISVIEAGSQRIVAHIKLDVDPKIDRYRGLIPFGLALSPDEARLYVALSGLNAVGVIDTGSRKVLGYIPTGWFPTKLAVFPDGKRLCVVTARGHGAGPNGGKGFKAPVQGTYVGDIMLGTCEFITVPDAEQLAKYTRQVVRNTFEEVPVVDDGRNPLPAAPGLRKSPIRHIVYITKENRTYDEVYGQVKGGNGDPTLARYGADVGFSSRDTRFPKRTVERATVMPNHLKIAREFAMSDNFYCDSDASVHGHRWMVGTYPNEWVEANAATRKDERIFSSAPGRRYVAGSAGAVYPEDYNEVGGLWEQLDRHGVDFYNFGEGFEFSGTEEGPEHQFTGIRMKVVFPMPKALFDRTSRVYATYNTSVPDQFRIEMFEQELSEKWLSKREPFPQMITMIVPNDHSAGERPDAGYPFKESYMADNDLAVGRVLHVLSRTPWWKEMLVIITEDDAQDGRDHVDAHRSLLMMVGPYVKRGYVSHTHANFGAILKTVYHILDLPPVNQFDAAASLLQDFFTDQPDSRPYDAEKVDPRVFDPSLALKRYDRAFDWRKLEGGPMLDNDDDFRESHKAQGREGSEK from the coding sequence ATGAGGCGGTATAGCTTTGTTGGGGTGATGTTGGCTTGGCTGGTTGTTGCCCCGGTCTGGGCTGATTCCAGTCGCACGGTAACGCTGCAGCCGCCGGGTCGGGAGGAGTTTTGCCGGATGGAGCCGGGCGGGGTCAGTGTTTTGCCCAGTGGGCGGTATGTCACGCCGGCTGGAGTGGTGGTGCGAATCACGGCCGATCCGTTCGGGATGGCTCTTTCCCGGGATGGGAGCCGGGTTGTGGCGGTTCATGATCAGGTGTTGACCGTCCTGGACGTGGCCCGGCCTGAGCAAGCCGTTCGGTATCCGAGTTACGACGGCAAGCTGGCGAATCCCTTCAAGAACGGGGCGTTCATGGGGGTGCAGGTGACGAAGGACAGCCGGCTGGCCTATCTCAGTGGAGGCAATGACGGGTCGATCGTCGTTTTTGACTTGGTGGCCGGCAAGCGTCTTGATGGCATCACCCTCAATGGCGTGTTCGACGGTCGCTCGTACGAAGACAGTTTCACCGGCGACATGGTGCTGAGTGACGATGGCCGCAGGCTGTTCGTGCTGGACCAGTTCAATTTTCGGTTGGTGGCGGTAGATCTGGAGGAGAGGCGGGTGATCGCGTCGGTCAAGGTCGGCCGGTTTCCCTTTGGTCTGGGGGTGAGTCCGGACGAATCCATGGCTTACGTGGCCAATGTAGGCATTTACGACTATCCGCTGGTACCGGGGGTGACGGACAGGAATGTTGAGCAGGTTGGGCTGGCCTTTCCGCCCTATGGTGTGCCCTCGAAGGAAGCGGAGGAGGGCAAGGAGATTGACGGGAGGAGGATTCCGGGGCTTGGCAGTCCGCGGGTTGCGGAGGCGGTGTCGGTCTGGTCGGTTGATCTGAAGACGAGCCAGGTTGTGGCCAAGATCAAGACCGGTTACCAGATGGGCGAGCGTGTTCAGGGGCTGGAGATCATGGGCGGATCGAGTCCGAATTCGATCGCGGCCGGTCGGCGGTTTGTTTACGTCACGAATGCGACGAATGACAACATTTCGGTGATCGAAGCGGGCAGTCAGCGGATCGTGGCGCACATCAAGCTGGACGTGGATCCGAAGATTGACCGGTATCGGGGGCTGATCCCGTTTGGGCTGGCGTTGAGTCCGGATGAGGCCCGGCTGTATGTGGCGTTGAGTGGACTGAATGCCGTTGGCGTGATCGACACCGGGAGTCGGAAGGTACTGGGCTACATCCCGACGGGGTGGTTTCCGACCAAGCTGGCGGTATTTCCGGACGGCAAGCGTCTGTGCGTGGTGACGGCGCGAGGGCATGGTGCGGGCCCGAATGGAGGCAAGGGCTTCAAGGCTCCGGTTCAGGGGACGTACGTGGGTGACATCATGCTGGGCACGTGCGAGTTCATTACGGTGCCTGACGCCGAGCAGCTGGCCAAGTACACCCGCCAGGTGGTTCGCAACACCTTCGAGGAGGTGCCGGTCGTCGACGACGGCAGGAATCCGCTGCCGGCCGCTCCGGGTCTGCGCAAGAGTCCGATTCGCCACATCGTGTACATCACCAAGGAGAACCGCACCTATGACGAGGTTTATGGCCAGGTGAAAGGTGGGAACGGTGACCCGACGCTGGCCCGCTACGGAGCAGACGTCGGTTTCAGCAGCCGGGACACGAGGTTTCCCAAGCGGACGGTCGAGCGGGCCACGGTCATGCCCAATCATCTGAAGATCGCCCGCGAGTTTGCGATGAGCGACAACTTCTACTGTGATTCGGACGCGTCGGTGCACGGTCACCGCTGGATGGTGGGGACGTATCCGAACGAGTGGGTGGAGGCCAATGCCGCGACGCGCAAGGATGAGCGGATTTTCAGCAGTGCCCCAGGGCGGCGGTATGTAGCCGGTTCGGCGGGGGCGGTCTATCCGGAGGACTACAACGAAGTAGGGGGGCTGTGGGAGCAGCTCGATCGGCACGGGGTGGACTTCTACAATTTTGGCGAAGGATTTGAGTTTTCGGGCACGGAGGAGGGGCCAGAGCACCAATTCACCGGGATTCGGATGAAGGTCGTTTTCCCGATGCCCAAGGCGTTGTTCGATCGCACTTCGCGCGTTTATGCGACGTACAACACGAGTGTTCCGGACCAGTTTCGCATCGAGATGTTCGAGCAGGAACTGAGCGAGAAGTGGCTCAGCAAGAGGGAGCCGTTCCCGCAGATGATCACGATGATTGTTCCGAATGACCATTCGGCGGGGGAGCGGCCGGATGCGGGATATCCGTTCAAGGAATCGTACATGGCGGACAATGACCTGGCGGTTGGCCGGGTTTTGCACGTGCTGTCGCGGACGCCGTGGTGGAAGGAGATGCTGGTGATCATCACGGAGGATGACGCCCAGGACGGTCGGGACCACGTGGACGCCCATCGGTCGCTGCTCATGATGGTCGGGCCGTATGTCAAGCGGGGGTACGTCTCGCACACGCACGCGAATTTCGGGGCGATTCTCAAGACGGTGTACCACATTCTGGACTTGCCGCCGGTGAACCAGTTTGACGCCGCCGCCTCGCTGCTCCAGGATTTCTTCACGGACCAGCCTGATTCTCGTCCCTACGATGCGGAGAAGGTGGATCCGCGGGTTTTCGATCCTTCACTGGCCCTGAAGCGCTACGATCGGGCCTTTGACTGGCGAAAGCTGGAGGGTGGCCCGATGCTGGATAACGACGATGATTTCCGGGAGAGCCATAAGGCGCAAGGGCGGGAAGGAAGTGAGAAGTGA
- a CDS encoding Gfo/Idh/MocA family oxidoreductase, with protein MSATKKAGKLARRDLLAGAAAAAAASIVRPSSVRGSGANSAVEIALLGCGGRGSWLGGLFAKHGGYKWVACADYYQDHADGFGEAQKIPADKRFTTLSGYKKMLDVKCDAVIVQTPPYFHPIHAAAAVDAGKHVYLAKPIAVDAPGCLSIGDSGKKATEKKLVFLVDFQTRANEYYREAVKRVHRGDIGELVTGWAMYPWGVGHFPGPATPDDRLRRWYCIRELSGDFIVEQNVHTLDVATWILNADPIKAMGIGGSRGLRAYGNIMDYFNVMFWFPKDFVLSFVGNQCTPGAPTEIPCRVYGSKGTIDTDYYTHVNIDGMPECVYKGGSWKHGELYTTGAEVNIKEFHEAITKGDVSNPTVAPSVRSNLTAVLGRLAGYRGGMVAWDEMIKASERLEPDLKGLKA; from the coding sequence ATGTCGGCGACTAAGAAGGCAGGGAAACTGGCTCGGCGGGATTTGCTGGCGGGAGCGGCGGCCGCGGCGGCGGCGAGCATTGTCCGGCCGTCTTCAGTGCGGGGATCGGGGGCCAACTCGGCGGTGGAGATCGCGTTGCTCGGTTGCGGCGGCCGAGGCTCGTGGCTGGGCGGGCTATTTGCCAAGCACGGCGGCTACAAATGGGTGGCGTGTGCGGACTACTACCAGGACCATGCTGACGGTTTCGGGGAAGCCCAGAAGATCCCGGCGGACAAGCGGTTCACGACGCTGTCGGGCTACAAGAAGATGCTGGACGTCAAGTGTGACGCGGTGATTGTTCAGACTCCGCCGTACTTTCACCCGATTCACGCGGCGGCGGCGGTCGATGCCGGCAAGCATGTTTACCTGGCCAAGCCCATCGCCGTGGATGCTCCCGGCTGCCTGAGCATTGGCGACTCGGGCAAGAAAGCCACGGAGAAGAAGCTGGTTTTCCTGGTCGACTTCCAGACCCGGGCCAACGAGTACTATCGGGAGGCGGTCAAGCGCGTGCATCGCGGGGACATCGGCGAGCTGGTGACCGGCTGGGCCATGTATCCCTGGGGCGTGGGGCACTTTCCGGGGCCTGCGACACCCGACGACAGGCTCCGCCGGTGGTACTGTATCCGCGAGCTGTCCGGGGATTTCATCGTCGAGCAGAACGTCCACACGCTTGACGTGGCGACGTGGATCCTGAACGCTGATCCGATCAAGGCCATGGGCATCGGGGGCAGCCGGGGATTGCGGGCCTACGGCAACATCATGGACTACTTCAACGTCATGTTCTGGTTCCCGAAAGACTTCGTGCTCAGCTTTGTGGGCAACCAGTGCACGCCGGGTGCCCCGACGGAGATCCCATGCCGGGTGTACGGTTCGAAGGGCACGATCGACACCGACTACTACACGCACGTGAACATCGACGGGATGCCCGAGTGTGTCTATAAAGGCGGCAGCTGGAAGCACGGGGAGCTCTACACAACGGGGGCGGAGGTCAACATCAAGGAGTTCCACGAGGCGATCACCAAAGGCGACGTCAGCAACCCGACCGTCGCCCCGTCGGTGCGCAGCAATCTGACCGCCGTTCTGGGCCGGCTCGCCGGATACAGGGGCGGGATGGTGGCCTGGGACGAGATGATCAAGGCGAGCGAGAGACTGGAGCCGGATCTGAAGGGGCTCAAGGCGTAG